The Populus trichocarpa isolate Nisqually-1 chromosome 2, P.trichocarpa_v4.1, whole genome shotgun sequence genome has a window encoding:
- the LOC7458297 gene encoding L-ascorbate oxidase homolog codes for MVDECYSKSMWSFTLVVLLLVSCTIGEDPYRFYTWNVTYGDIYPLGVKQQGILINGKFPGPQIESVTNDNLIISVFNSLDEPFLLSWNGVQQRRNSWQDGVYGTNCPIPPGKNFTYVLQVKDQIGSYFYFPSLGMHKAAGGFGGFKIASRSVIPVPFPPPAGDFTILAGDWFKKNHTDLKAILDGGSDLPFPDGLLINGRGSNGYTFTVDQGKTYRLRISNVGLTTSINFRIQGHKMLLVEVEGTHSLQNTYDSLDIHLGQSYSVLVTADQAAQDYFIVVSTRFTSQVLTTTSILHYSNSAGSVSDSPPSGPTIQLDWSVEQARSLRRNLTASGPRPNPQGSYHYGLINTTHTVRLQNSAPIINGKQRYAVNSVSFIPADTPLKLADHFNIPGVFSLGSISNNPTGGGAYRQTSVMAADFRGYAEIVFENPEDNVQSWHIDGHNFFVVGMDGGQWSPASRLTYNLRDTISRCTVQVYPESWTAVYMPLDNVGMWNVRSENWARQYLGQQFYLRVYSPANSWRDEYPIPTNALLCGRAAGRLTRPV; via the exons ATGGTGGATGAGTGTTACAGCAAGAGCATGTGGTCTTTCACGCTAGTGGTCCTGTTGTTAGTGTCATGCACTATTGGGGAAGACCCTTATAGGTTCTACACATGGAATGTTACTTATGGTGATATCTACCCTCTTGGAGTGAAGCAACAG GGGATATTGATAAATGGGAAGTTTCCAGGCCCACAGATTGAGTCAGTGACAAATGATAACTTGATTATCAGCGTGTTCAATAGTTTGGATGAACCTTTCCTCCTCTCTTG GAATGGTGTGCAGCAGAGAAGGAATTCATGGCAAGATGGAGTCTATGGTACAAACTGCCCCATCCCACCTGGGAAGAACTTCACTTATGTGCTCCAGGTGAAGGACCAGATTGGTAGCTACTTTTATTTCCCTTCCCTTGGCATGCACAAGGCTGCAGGAGGCTTTGGAGGCTTCAAAATCGCAAGCCGTTCTGTCATTCCTGTACCATTCCCTCCTCCTGCCGGCGATTTCACAATCCTGGCTGGTGATTGGTTCAAGAAGAATCATACA GATTTAAAAGCAATTTTAGATGGTGGCAGTGATCTTCCCTTTCCAGATGGGCTACTCATCAATGGTCGTGGATCAAATGGCTACACATTCACTGTTGATCAAG GCAAGACTTACAGGTTACGGATATCAAATGTGGGGCTCACCACTTCTATCAATTTCAGAATTCAGGGGCATAAAATGTTGCTGGTGGAGGTTGAAGGAACTCACTCACTGCAAAACACTTATGATTCCCTTGATATCCATTTGGGGCAATCCTATTCTGTTTTGGTTACAGCTGATCAAGCAGCACAAGATTACTTCATTGTTGTCTCAACACGCTTCACCTCTCAAGTGCTCACTACGACCTCCATTCTTCATTACAGTAATTCAGCAGGAAGTGTTTCAGATTCTCCGCCCAGTGGACCAACTATTCAGCTTGACTGGTCTGTTGAACAAGCTCGATCCTTGAG GCGAAATCTAACCGCAAGTGGCCCTAGACCTAACCCTCAAGGTTCTTACCACTATGGATTGATCAACACAACTCATACAGTTAGACTTCAGAACTCTGCTCCAATTATTAATGGCAAGCAGAGGTATGCTGTCAATAGTGTGTCCTTCATCCCTGCTGATACTCCCCTTAAACTTGCGGACCACTTCAATATCCCTGGAGTTTTCTCCCTAGGAAGCATCTCGAACAATCCCACTGGTGGTGGTGCTTACCGCCAGACTTCTGTCATGGCTGCTGATTTCAGAGGTTATGCTGAGATTGTTTTTGAGAATCCAGAAGATAATGTGCAGTCTTGGCACATTGATGGCCACAACTTCTTTGTTGTGGG GATGGATGGAGGGCAGTGGTCACCTGCAAGCAGATTAACTTACAATCTGAGAGACACAATTTCTCGTTGCACTGTTCAG GTCTATCCGGAGTCATGGACTGCAGTTTACATGCCCTTAGACAATGTGGGAATGTGGAACGTAAGGTCTGAGAACTGGGCACGCCAGTACTTAGGACAACAATTCTATCTTCGAGTCTACTCCCCAGCAAATTCCTGGAGAGATGAATATCCAATCCCCACAAATGCTCTTCTTTGTGGTCGAGCTGCAGGACGTCTAACTCGGCCTGTATAG
- the LOC127904973 gene encoding glycine-rich cell wall structural protein 1-like: MGVISSKWVSFLLLFLCIVLHLSAISLSDDKLDKTRYQDDDCRWNPRRCGGRFGRGRGGGLGGGGGRGGGFGGGGGGGVGGGGGHGGGFGAGGGVGGGAGGGAGGGGGFGGGSGGGVGGGSGHGGGFGAGGGVGGGAGGAGGGGGGGGGGGGGGIGGGSGHGGGFGAGGGVGGGLGGGAGGGGGGGGGGGGGLGGGSGHGGGFGAGGGLGGGGGGGLGGGAGGGGGAGGGHGGGAGGGFGVGIGIGVGVGAGAGHGSGSGSGGGGGGR, from the exons ATGGGTGTGATCTCATCAAAAtgggtttcttttcttctgcttTTCTTGTGCATTGTCCTTCATTTGAGTGCAATCAGCCTTAGTGATGACAAGCTTGACAAAACTAGATATCAAGACGATGATTGTAGGTGGAATCCAAGACGTTGTGGAGGCCGCTTTGGTCGTGGACGTGGGGGAGGActaggaggtggtggtggtagag GTGGTGgctttggtggtggtggtggaggaggtgttggaggtggaggtggtcATGGTGGAGGATTTGGGGCTGGAGGAGGTGTAGGTGGTGGAGCTGGAGGTGGTgctggtggaggtggtggtttTGGTGGAGGTAGTGGAGGTGGTGTTGGTGGTGGGTCAGGACATGGTGGAGGCTTTGGAGCTGGAGGAGGGGTAGGAGGTGGAGCTGGaggtgctggtggtggtggaggaggtggaggaggaggtggtggcggTGGTATTGGTGGTGGTTCAGGTCATGGTGGGGGCTTTGGAGCTGGAGGTGGTGTAGGTGGTGGCCTTGGAGGTGGTgctggaggaggtggtggtggaggtggtggaggaggtggaggtCTAGGTGGTGGATCAGGCCATGGTGGTGGCTTTGGAGCGGGTGGAGGTCTaggaggtggaggtggtggaggtTTAGGTGGTGGTGccggtggaggtggaggtgcaGGAGGTGGGCATGGTGGTGGAGCTGGTGGAGGATTTGGAGTTGGGATTGGCATTGGTGTAGGAGTTGGGGCTGGCGCCGGCCACGGGTCTGGAAGTGGTtcgggtggtggtggtggcggacGCTAA